The Dehalobacter sp. genomic sequence CCCTCCAAAAATTAGGACAGACTTTTCCCTGGTACATCATATGAACATTGTCCACTTCTGACACAATTTATGTGTATAGTTCTCGTACCAATCAGGATTACATACCGGTTCTCAACACATTCATCCGGAATTGCAGAAAGTAATTGTAAGCTGGCTAAAAGATTTGTAAAATAAGAATAAAAAGGGAGCGATAGCATGTTAATCGTCACGACCGAAAATATCAAAGGTTACAAAGTAACGGATGTTAAAGGCCAGGTGTTCGGTCTCGTTGTTCGCAGCCGGGGATTAGGCGGGAATATCATAGCTGGGCTGCGCAGTCTTATCGGTGGAGAAATCCATGAATACACCGCCCTGCTTGAAGATACCCGTAAACAGGCGATAGACCGTATGGTTAAGAATGCCCAGGCTATGGGAGCAAACGCTGTTGTGATGATGCGGTTTGATTCCAGCGAAATTGGACAGACCATGAGTGAAATTGTCGCCTTTGGGACTGCGGTTGTGGTGGAGAAAGAAGTTTAAGATGAGAATAGCGGCTGAAATCTATATATTATTGGAAGTTGGTATATTTCTTATCATTGCCTTCCTTTCCTGGTTTCTTTGGGATAAACGTTATCGAAAAAATCAGGGAAACGATATACCCAAAGGGTATATGGCTACGGATGAGGTTTTTATCGACCCAGTTAACGGGAAGAAACTTAAAGTCTATTATGAACCGGAAACCGGTAATCGGTTTTACAAAGAGGTTAAAGACTAACTACAGGCCGCTGATGAAGTGGGTATACGATCCTTCATCGCGGCTTTTTCTCGCCTTAAGCAATTTCTATAATTTCTTAATTTATAAAGGATTATAAATTATAGGACAATAATCAACTATATTAATATAATTAATTATTATATTAATATAGTTAACACACTAGTTGACAAAATTAATATTTGTTGCTATTCTTAATTTGTAAAACCTTAGAGTGGTTCCAATTTGGGGGTGAAAATGATTCAATACAAAGCGCCGGGTTTGTGTCCGATTTGCGGACATAGCCTGTATGTCAGCAAACTGAACTGTATGAACTGCAACACTACCCTGGAAGGGCAGTTTATCCCATGTAAATTTTGTCAGCTCCCTCCCGACCAGCTTGAATTTATTGAAGTCTTTATTAAGTGCCGGGGTAACATCAAAGATGTGGAAAAGGAACTGGGAATTTCTTACCCTACCGTCAGGGGACGCCTGGACAGCGCCATTCAAGCATTGGGATATAAAGTGGATGGTTCGGATCTGCAGGAGGAAAGAGAAAACCGCAAGGAAATTCTGGACGCCCTGGATCGCGGAGAAATCACTTCGCAGGAAGCCGCCAGCCGCCTGAAAAAGGCTGGAAAATAAGAAGAGTGGAAATAAGAAAGGGAATGGTGTCATGAGCAGCGAAAGGTTAAAAGTCCTGGAAATGATCCAAGAGGGTAA encodes the following:
- a CDS encoding DUF2089 domain-containing protein; translation: MQYKAPGLCPICGHSLYVSKLNCMNCNTTLEGQFIPCKFCQLPPDQLEFIEVFIKCRGNIKDVEKELGISYPTVRGRLDSAIQALGYKVDGSDLQEERENRKEILDALDRGEITSQEAASRLKKAGK
- a CDS encoding heavy metal-binding domain-containing protein yields the protein MLIVTTENIKGYKVTDVKGQVFGLVVRSRGLGGNIIAGLRSLIGGEIHEYTALLEDTRKQAIDRMVKNAQAMGANAVVMMRFDSSEIGQTMSEIVAFGTAVVVEKEV